The following are encoded in a window of Kitasatospora sp. NBC_01250 genomic DNA:
- a CDS encoding TOMM precursor leader peptide-binding protein: MARYEEIADTRPRIRRDVLYTRTPTGVLFHNAHGGFSLTTKNAYRFASLLVPHLDGGHSVADLCSGLGDQQRAMITQLVAALYGRGFARDAGPAPEADAEAVSPEVAARFGAQLEYIDHYVGGAAERFARYRRTRVAVLGDNELARWCALSLIRNGCATLGLLPGVLADETGALAAETAALAEAGCELTLHQIADDKGPVDWDALDGYDLVVVTAGARQTARLLEAGIPPGRRLLPAWTIGDRAVLGPVMAEGRPGCWVCAALRLGAGADPADSAELWSRVAPLAPLSAGDRQPSGPLAAMLGNLLGYEVFRLTTEALPAETDGQLVVQHLDSLDVAAEPLLPHPRCPRCATLDEQAAGRPEGQWPSTGELDAADRPRTEPADGAAEEAAAQQALAELDARAVLVRAHAGLCTEFADDSWQQTPLKVGTVRLNLAPGARRKISAFDVHHVAGARLRALYRAAEVYADRVIPAADPHGRAATEDCARIEPAGLATASGVLRTGERPWRPARSLLTGERLLVPAAALRPLAADNAGHVFEATSAGTGAGGTLAGAITRALRSALAYDALRRALRGAATVRTLPLDLLEADVELTFLARSATNLGLELELLRLGGDPGEPLPVVLARATEPGAERGRWALGGALSLREAVLAAARDLLGLVQLGRDLGAPGSGDAGDPLVRDLDPAVLVAGADATGAGPGAPADRLDWAQVLERLREAGRDVLVAPAGAPDLRAGRIEVVKVLLTHGTDGTSGAH; the protein is encoded by the coding sequence ATGGCCCGGTACGAGGAGATCGCCGACACGCGCCCGCGGATCCGGCGCGACGTGCTGTACACCCGCACGCCCACCGGTGTGCTCTTCCACAACGCACACGGCGGCTTCAGCCTCACCACGAAGAACGCCTACCGCTTCGCCTCGCTGCTCGTCCCGCACCTGGACGGCGGGCACAGCGTGGCCGACCTCTGCAGCGGGCTCGGCGACCAGCAGCGCGCCATGATCACCCAGCTGGTGGCCGCACTGTACGGCCGCGGCTTCGCCCGCGACGCCGGCCCGGCCCCGGAGGCGGACGCGGAGGCCGTCTCCCCCGAGGTCGCCGCCCGCTTCGGCGCCCAGCTGGAGTACATCGACCACTACGTGGGCGGCGCCGCCGAGCGGTTCGCCCGCTACCGGCGTACCAGGGTCGCCGTCCTGGGCGACAACGAGCTCGCGCGCTGGTGTGCGCTGAGCCTGATCCGCAACGGCTGCGCGACCCTTGGCCTGCTGCCCGGCGTCCTGGCGGACGAGACCGGTGCGCTGGCCGCCGAGACGGCCGCTCTCGCCGAGGCGGGCTGTGAACTGACGCTCCATCAGATAGCCGACGACAAAGGCCCGGTGGACTGGGATGCGCTCGACGGCTACGACCTCGTCGTGGTCACCGCCGGAGCCCGGCAGACCGCGCGGCTGCTGGAGGCGGGCATCCCCCCGGGGCGGCGGCTGCTGCCGGCCTGGACGATCGGCGACCGCGCGGTGCTCGGGCCGGTGATGGCCGAGGGCCGCCCCGGTTGCTGGGTGTGCGCCGCTCTGCGCCTGGGCGCGGGCGCCGACCCCGCCGACAGCGCCGAGTTGTGGAGCCGCGTGGCGCCGCTCGCGCCGCTCTCGGCCGGGGACCGGCAGCCGAGCGGGCCGCTGGCCGCGATGCTCGGCAACCTGCTCGGCTACGAGGTGTTCCGGCTCACCACCGAGGCGCTGCCGGCCGAGACCGACGGGCAGCTCGTCGTGCAGCACCTGGACTCGCTGGACGTGGCCGCCGAACCACTGCTGCCGCATCCGCGCTGCCCGCGCTGCGCCACGCTCGACGAGCAGGCGGCGGGCCGGCCCGAGGGCCAGTGGCCGAGCACCGGCGAGCTGGACGCGGCGGACCGGCCGCGCACCGAGCCGGCCGACGGTGCGGCCGAGGAGGCCGCGGCCCAGCAGGCGCTGGCCGAACTCGACGCGCGGGCCGTGCTGGTGCGAGCGCACGCCGGGCTCTGCACCGAGTTCGCCGACGACAGCTGGCAGCAGACGCCGCTCAAGGTCGGCACGGTGCGCCTGAACCTGGCCCCCGGAGCGCGCCGGAAGATCTCCGCCTTCGACGTGCACCACGTGGCGGGCGCCCGGCTGCGCGCCCTCTACCGCGCGGCCGAGGTCTACGCGGACCGGGTGATCCCGGCGGCGGACCCGCACGGCCGGGCGGCGACGGAAGACTGCGCGCGCATCGAGCCGGCCGGGCTGGCGACCGCCAGCGGCGTGCTGCGCACCGGCGAGCGGCCCTGGCGTCCGGCCCGCTCGCTGCTCACCGGCGAGCGGCTGCTGGTGCCGGCCGCCGCCCTGCGTCCGCTGGCGGCCGACAACGCCGGCCACGTCTTCGAGGCCACCAGCGCGGGCACCGGCGCGGGCGGCACGCTCGCCGGGGCGATCACCCGGGCGCTGCGCTCGGCGCTGGCGTACGACGCGCTGCGGCGGGCGCTGCGCGGCGCTGCCACGGTCCGGACCCTCCCACTGGACCTGCTGGAAGCCGATGTCGAGCTCACCTTCCTGGCCCGCTCGGCCACGAACCTCGGCCTGGAGCTGGAGCTGCTGCGTCTGGGCGGCGACCCGGGTGAACCGCTGCCGGTGGTGCTGGCCCGGGCCACCGAACCGGGGGCGGAGCGCGGGCGCTGGGCGCTGGGCGGCGCCCTGAGCCTGCGGGAGGCGGTGCTGGCGGCGGCCCGGGACCTGCTCGGCCTGGTCCAGCTCGGACGCGACCTGGGTGCGCCCGGCTCCGGCGACGCCGGAGACCCGCTGGTGCGGGACCTCGATCCGGCCGTGCTGGTCGCCGGTGCCGACGCGACCGGTGCCGGCCCGGGGGCGCCGGCCGACCGGCTCGACTGGGCGCAGGTCCTGGAGCGGCTGCGGGAGGCCGGACGCGACGTGCTGGTCGCACCGGCGGGCGCACCCGATCTGCGGGCCGGCCGGATCGAGGTGGTCAAGGTGCTTCTCACCCACGGGACCGACGGGACTTCGGGTGCGCACTGA
- a CDS encoding AfsR/SARP family transcriptional regulator: MSGSTGTQQDGDGATRFTVLGLLAIADRRETAVLQPSKPATLLAALLVRPNAVVSVEWLQRAIWGEETPATAKAALHSCVLRLRRLFAKYGIAGHAIEALPGGYRMAVDTGTLDLLEFRELLRRADQAADQKAELGLLREALALWQLPVLGNVPSDALHREEVPRLTEEWLRTAERAYDIELALGRCREVLAELWSAARSHPVHERFWEQLIEALYRTGRRADALAEYRRVRDHLLEELGVDPGPALRRLELSILRGESVTTTTTAATTATATGAATTATTAPAGAPDGPHGPDERALSAPATARTAIPATPAAPAAATGPDPQPGPDPQPGPADRAGVLATPSGPVSGELVLAGLVQAGLLREGPPGRYQVHDLLLAFTRAATGSWTHAPATGPPADGVGRTERATEHPRPTRLPAAPLRRT, translated from the coding sequence GTGAGCGGGAGCACAGGAACGCAGCAGGACGGCGACGGAGCCACCCGGTTCACCGTGCTCGGCCTGCTGGCCATCGCGGACCGGCGGGAGACCGCCGTGCTCCAGCCCTCCAAACCCGCCACCCTGCTGGCCGCGTTGCTGGTCCGCCCGAACGCGGTGGTCTCCGTCGAGTGGCTGCAACGGGCGATCTGGGGCGAGGAGACCCCGGCCACCGCCAAGGCCGCCCTGCACTCCTGCGTGCTGCGCCTGCGTCGGCTGTTCGCCAAGTACGGCATCGCCGGACACGCCATCGAGGCGCTGCCCGGCGGCTACCGGATGGCCGTCGACACCGGCACCCTCGACCTGCTCGAATTTCGCGAGTTACTCCGGCGGGCCGACCAAGCAGCCGATCAGAAAGCCGAGTTGGGCCTGTTACGGGAGGCGCTGGCACTGTGGCAACTACCGGTGCTGGGCAATGTGCCGTCCGACGCGCTGCACCGCGAGGAGGTCCCCCGGCTCACCGAGGAGTGGCTGCGGACCGCCGAACGGGCCTATGACATCGAACTCGCCCTCGGACGATGTCGCGAGGTGCTCGCTGAACTCTGGTCGGCGGCGAGATCGCACCCGGTGCACGAGCGGTTCTGGGAGCAGCTGATCGAGGCGCTCTACCGCACCGGCCGCCGCGCGGACGCACTCGCCGAGTACCGCCGGGTCCGCGACCACCTCCTGGAGGAGCTCGGCGTCGATCCGGGGCCGGCCCTGCGGCGCCTCGAACTCTCCATCCTGCGCGGCGAGTCGGTGACCACTACGACCACCGCCGCGACCACCGCCACGGCCACCGGCGCGGCCACTACCGCGACCACGGCCCCAGCGGGCGCACCTGACGGGCCCCATGGACCGGACGAGCGGGCGCTCTCCGCCCCGGCGACCGCCCGCACCGCGATACCCGCGACACCCGCAGCACCCGCCGCCGCGACCGGCCCGGATCCACAGCCCGGTCCGGATCCACAGCCCGGTCCGGCGGACCGGGCAGGCGTCCTGGCCACGCCGAGCGGCCCGGTCAGCGGCGAACTCGTCCTGGCCGGGCTGGTGCAGGCCGGACTGCTGCGCGAAGGCCCGCCCGGCCGCTACCAGGTCCACGACCTCCTGTTGGCCTTCACCCGTGCCGCCACCGGGAGTTGGACCCACGCACCGGCCACCGGACCGCCCGCCGACGGCGTGGGGCGCACCGAGCGCGCCACCGAGCACCCCCGACCCACGCGGCTTCCGGCCGCCCCGCTGCGCAGAACCTGA
- a CDS encoding class I SAM-dependent methyltransferase encodes MDRNIRTVDDVLKLLDGLFAPGADRWTGGAADWWDRFYADRDRAVPFFVAKPDETLVDYLERGLLTPGRALELGCGPGRNALHLAALGFRVDAVDLSPTAIAWAEERARATPGGERVRFVQGDAFALPEGELPGPYDLVYDSGCFHHLPPHRRISYLALIDRVLAPGGRLALTCFAAGAMGSELPDAALYHEAGLQGGLGYTPQALRWIFAGLTEVSLRRMRDEPAESACFGEPFLWAALFRRPVESPFTDCTAPGR; translated from the coding sequence ATGGACCGGAACATCCGCACCGTGGACGATGTGCTGAAACTGCTCGACGGGCTGTTCGCGCCGGGGGCCGACCGCTGGACGGGCGGGGCGGCCGACTGGTGGGACCGCTTCTACGCCGACCGCGACCGGGCGGTGCCGTTCTTCGTGGCGAAGCCGGACGAGACGCTGGTCGACTACCTGGAGCGCGGACTGCTCACCCCCGGGCGGGCGCTGGAGCTGGGGTGCGGTCCGGGGCGCAACGCGCTGCACCTGGCCGCGCTGGGGTTCCGGGTGGACGCCGTGGACCTCTCACCGACAGCGATCGCCTGGGCCGAGGAACGCGCCCGCGCGACGCCCGGCGGGGAGCGCGTCCGGTTCGTCCAAGGCGACGCGTTCGCGCTGCCCGAGGGCGAGTTGCCCGGCCCGTACGACCTGGTCTACGACTCGGGCTGCTTCCACCACCTGCCGCCGCACCGCCGGATCAGCTACCTCGCGCTGATCGATCGCGTCCTGGCCCCCGGCGGCCGGCTGGCGCTCACCTGCTTTGCGGCGGGGGCGATGGGCTCCGAGCTGCCGGATGCCGCCCTGTACCACGAAGCCGGCCTGCAGGGCGGGCTCGGTTACACCCCGCAGGCGCTGCGCTGGATCTTCGCCGGCCTGACGGAAGTCTCGCTGCGCCGGATGCGCGACGAGCCGGCCGAGTCCGCCTGCTTCGGCGAACCGTTCCTCTGGGCAGCCCTGTTCCGCCGCCCGGTGGAATCGCCGTTCACCGACTGCACGGCGCCCGGCCGCTGA
- a CDS encoding MarR family winged helix-turn-helix transcriptional regulator, which yields MSEQVGQGLAQGWCALSALHSRIEAHIERALQAGHELSVREYSLLNVLSGQHSGEGGHLRMSQVAESVLLSQSATTRLVSRLEDRGLLSRYLCPDDRRGIYTEVTDAGRALLAEARPTNDTALAEALTDAAARPELAPLVAAVRALPARTA from the coding sequence GTGAGTGAGCAGGTCGGACAGGGCCTCGCACAGGGCTGGTGTGCGCTCTCCGCCCTGCACAGCCGGATCGAGGCCCACATCGAGCGGGCCCTGCAGGCCGGCCACGAGCTGAGCGTGCGCGAGTACTCCCTGCTGAACGTGCTGAGCGGCCAGCACTCCGGCGAGGGCGGCCACCTGCGGATGAGCCAGGTCGCCGAGTCGGTGCTGCTCAGCCAGAGCGCCACCACCCGCCTGGTCTCCCGGCTGGAGGACCGCGGCCTGCTCTCCCGCTACCTCTGCCCCGACGACCGGCGCGGCATCTACACCGAGGTCACCGACGCGGGCCGGGCCCTGCTCGCCGAAGCCCGTCCGACCAACGACACCGCCCTCGCCGAGGCCCTCACCGACGCCGCCGCCCGCCCCGAACTCGCCCCCCTGGTGGCCGCCGTCCGTGCCCTGCCGGCTCGGACGGCCTGA
- a CDS encoding GlsB/YeaQ/YmgE family stress response membrane protein: protein MFQIVWILIIGLVLGLLARLLLRGPQAIPLWLTVVLGAVGALLGNAVAGWIGVRHTSGIDWIRHLLQIGFAVVLVGLVSPAWSRRKVSR from the coding sequence ATGTTCCAGATCGTGTGGATCCTCATCATCGGTCTCGTCCTCGGCCTGCTGGCCCGGCTGCTGCTGCGCGGCCCGCAGGCCATCCCGCTCTGGCTCACCGTCGTACTCGGCGCCGTGGGCGCCCTGCTCGGCAACGCCGTGGCCGGCTGGATCGGCGTGCGGCACACCTCCGGGATCGACTGGATCCGGCACCTGCTGCAGATCGGCTTCGCGGTCGTGCTGGTCGGCCTGGTCAGCCCGGCCTGGAGCAGACGCAAGGTGAGCCGCTAG
- a CDS encoding phosphotransferase enzyme family protein yields the protein MPDDHPSTEQLLTGGGVNHVVRSGSTVRRPTGDWTPTVHALLDHLRAAGFTGSPRAHGLDAEGREILDFLPGQVPGYPLPAHARSDATLRAVGRLLREYHDATAGFAPPADARWYRPASEPAEVVCHGDIAPYNCVFRDGEPVAFIDFDAAHPGPRIHDVGYAAYRFVPLTAPDNPDFTLSVGEQARRLRLFADAYRLAAGDRAALVRTAAERLDQLVRHLHQQAAQGNAAFAGHLAAGHDSLYRRDAAHLRRHAARLTAALA from the coding sequence GTGCCGGACGACCACCCGTCGACCGAGCAGCTCCTCACCGGTGGCGGCGTCAACCACGTGGTCCGCAGCGGCTCGACCGTCCGGCGGCCCACCGGCGACTGGACACCCACCGTCCACGCGCTGCTGGATCACCTGCGGGCGGCCGGCTTCACCGGCTCGCCCCGCGCCCACGGCCTCGACGCCGAGGGCCGGGAGATCCTCGACTTCCTCCCCGGCCAGGTGCCCGGGTACCCGCTGCCGGCCCACGCCCGCTCGGACGCCACCCTGCGGGCCGTGGGCAGGCTGCTGCGCGAGTACCACGACGCGACGGCCGGGTTCGCCCCGCCCGCCGACGCCCGCTGGTACCGGCCGGCGAGCGAGCCGGCCGAGGTGGTCTGCCACGGGGACATCGCCCCGTACAACTGCGTCTTCCGTGACGGCGAGCCGGTGGCGTTCATCGACTTCGACGCCGCACACCCCGGCCCCCGGATCCACGACGTCGGCTACGCCGCCTACCGCTTCGTCCCGCTGACCGCCCCGGACAACCCCGACTTCACCCTGTCGGTCGGCGAACAGGCCCGCCGGCTGCGCCTGTTCGCCGATGCCTACCGCCTGGCCGCCGGCGACCGCGCAGCCCTGGTCCGCACCGCCGCCGAGCGCCTGGACCAGCTCGTGCGGCACCTCCACCAGCAGGCCGCCCAGGGCAACGCCGCCTTCGCCGGCCACCTGGCCGCCGGCCACGACTCCCTGTACCGCCGCGACGCGGCGCACCTGCGCCGCCACGCGGCCCGCTTGACGGCGGCGCTCGCCTGA